In the Oncorhynchus gorbuscha isolate QuinsamMale2020 ecotype Even-year linkage group LG05, OgorEven_v1.0, whole genome shotgun sequence genome, one interval contains:
- the LOC124035134 gene encoding survival motor neuron protein 1-like, translating to MANGCKDMLFARGAGQSDDSDIWDDTALIKAYDKAVASFKTALKGEEDTTIPKKDNPGKKRKNHKKNRSRKRSSAPSDKEWRVGESCCAYWSEDGKLYAATISSIDEKRGTCIVVFTDYGNEEELNLCDLLTESSEVEEEAPDKVKEAESSTKESDRSSAPHSHVPRSKPKSKSPKVPPMWGPGFPGFPPGPPPMPGFRMGDTRRPGASGPAPPGWHPMMPSGPPMIPPPPPMSPDGEDDEALGSMLIAWYMSGYHTGYYLGLKQGRKEAAGKKAQHK from the exons AGTGACGATTCTGACATTTGGGATGACACTGCACTGATAAAGGCCTACGACAAAGCAGTTGCATCATTCAAG ACTGCCCTGAAGGGGGAGGAGGACACCACAATCCCAAAGAAAGACAACCCCGGAAAGAAACGGAAAAACCACAAAAAGAACCGCAGCAGAAAGAGAAGTAGTGCTCCTTCCGATAAAGAG TGGAGAGTCGGCGAGTCCTGCTGTGCCTACTGGTCTGAAGACGGCAAACTCTACGCTGCCACTATCTCCTCCATAGACGAGAAGCGGGGCACCTGTATAGTTGTGTTCACAGACTATGGGAACGAGGAGGAGCTGAATCTCTGTGACCTTCTGACCGAGAGctcagaggtagaggaggaagccCCCGACAAG GTCAAAGAAGCAGAGTCTTCTACAAAGGAGAGCGATCGGTCGTCCGCCCCTCACAGTCATGTGCCACGCTCTAAACCCAAGTCCAAATCCCCCAAAGTACCTCCAATGTGGGGTCCAGGTTTCCCTGGCTTTCCCCCAGGTCCCCCTCCCATGCCTGGCTTCAGAATG GGAGACACTAGGCGACCTGGGGCCTCCGGGCCTGCCCCTCCGGGATGGCATCCCATGATGCCCTCTGGGCCACCG AtgatccctccccctccccccatgaGTCCAGACGGAGAGGACGATGAGGCCTTGGGAAGTATGCTGATCGCCTGGTACATGAGTGGATACCACACCGGATACTACCTG GGGTTAAAGCAAGGCCGCAAAGAAGCTGCTGGAAAGAAGGCTCAGCACAAGTGA